A single Glycine soja cultivar W05 chromosome 14, ASM419377v2, whole genome shotgun sequence DNA region contains:
- the LOC114384229 gene encoding uncharacterized protein LOC114384229, translating to MFFFFVGGLQQEIRQVLKSGVGKCTFCANNRVDLVNYDKVLKLFFVPVWRWPAKDPLLYCGGCKNFFPYNYSLPPGGDGESASPTAVTDALRCRFCDRSVEADFRFCPFCGSEL from the coding sequence ATGTTCTTTTTCTTCGTGGGAGGGTTGCAGCAAGAGATACGGCAAGTGCTGAAATCCGGTGTGGGCAAGTGCACGTTCTGCGCCAACAACCGCGTGGATCTCGTCAACTACGACAAGGTTCTCAAGCTCTTCTTCGTTCCCGTCTGGCGGTGGCCGGCGAAGGATCCTCTCTTGTATTGCGGCGGTTGTAAGAACTTCTTCCCGTACAATTACTCCCTGCCTCCCGGCGGCGACGGCGAATCGGCATCGCCTACGGCGGTCACCGACGCCTTGCGCTGCCGCTTCTGCGACCGCTCCGTGGAGGCTGACTTCCGATTCTGCCCCTTCTGCGGCTCCGAACTGTGA
- the LOC114383106 gene encoding chlorophyllide a oxygenase, chloroplastic-like isoform X1 has product MNAIATASALTLPIFLRAGKLDTKRDLKGRFRVFAVFGEEEKKNAWAALFDVEDPRSKFPQNKGKVLDIYQALEVARHDIQYLDWRARQDVLTIMHLHEKVVEVLNPLAREYKSIGTLKKELAGLQDELAQAHRQVHISEARVTTALDKLAYMEELVNDRLLQDRSTAEVAQTSSSPSTSANSLVIEKRRQPRKSLNVSGPVQSYHPHLKNFWYPVAFSNDLKDDTMIPIECFEEPWVIFRGKDGKPGCVQNTCAHRACPLHLGSVNEGRIQCPYHGWEYTTDGKCEKMPSTQQLNVKIKSVPCFEREGMIWIWPGNDPPTATLPSLLPPSGFEIHAEIVMELPIEHGLLLDNLLDLAHAPFTHTSTFAKGWSVPSLVNFLTPASGLQGYWDPYPIDMEFRPPCMVLSTIGISKPGRLEGQSTRECSTHLHQLHVCLPSSKQKTRLLYRMSLDFAPLLKHIPLMKYLWRHFAEQVLNEDLRLVVGQQERMNNGANVWNFPVAYDKLGVRYRMWRDALERGVKQLPFSHSPHHID; this is encoded by the exons ATGAATGCCATAGCCACTGCTTCTGCTCTCACTCTTccgatttttcttagagctggAAAACTTGACACCAAAAGG GATTTGAAAGGTAGATTTAGAGTGTTTGCTGTATttggagaagaagagaagaaaaatgcaTGGGCTGCGCTATTTGACGTGGAGGATCCGAGATCCAAGTTTCCACAGAATAAAGGGAAGGTTTTGGATATATATCAAGCCCTGGAAGTGGCAAGACATGATATTCAGTACTTAGATTGGCGAGCTCGGCAAGATGTGCTAACAATCATGCACCTCCATGAAAAG GTGGTCGAAGTTCTTAATCCTCTAGCTCGTGAATATAAATCAATAGGCACCCTGAAAAAGGAACTAGCTGGGTTGCAGGATGAATTAGCACAAGCACACAGACAG GTTCATATATCTGAAGCAAGGGTTACCACTGCTTTGGATAAACTTGCTTACATGGAAGAATTGGTAAATGATAGGCTGTTGCAAGACAGAAGCACAGCTGAAGTTGCCCAAACATCCTCTTCTCCCAGTACCTCTGCAAATTCTTTAGTTATAGAAAAGAGAAGGCAGCCACGGAAAAGCTTGAATGTATCTGGTCCAGTTCAGTCATACCATCCccacttgaagaatttctggTATCCCGTTGCTTTCTCTAATGACCTAAAGGATGATACCATG ATCCCAATAGAATGTTTTGAGGAACCATGGGTTATCTTCCGAGGGAAAGATGGGAAGCCTGGATGTGTGCAGAACACCTGTGCACACCGAGCCTGTCCTCTGCACCTTGGTTCAGTAAACGAGGGTCGTATCCAATGTCCCTACCATG GCTGGGAATATACTACTGATGGAAAATGTGAGAAAATGCCATCTACTCAACAGCTAAATGTGAAAATAAAGTCAGTTCCATGCTTTGAAAGAGAGGGAATGATCTGGATTTGGCCTGGCAATGATCCACCAACAGCAACACTTCCATCTTTACTACCTCCTTCAGGATTTGAAATCCACGCTGAG ATTGTGATGGAACTTCCAATTGAACATGGCTTACTTTTGGACAATCTTTTGGATCTTGCACATGCCCCTTTTACGCACACCTCAACATTTGCTAAGGGATGGAGTGTTCCCAG CTTGGTGAATTTTTTGACACCTGCATCTGGCCTGCAAGGATACTGGGATCCCTATCCTATCGATATGGAGTTTCGACCACCCTGCATGGTACTATCAACCATTGGAATTTCAAAGCCTGGGAGACTGGAGGGACAAAGTACCAGGGAATGTTCAACGCACCTGCACCAACTTCATGTCTGCTTACCATcttcaaaacaaaagacaagATTGCTATACAGAATGTCACTGGATTTTGCTCCTCTGCTTAAGCATATACCTTTAATGAAATATCTATGGAGGCATTTCGCAGAACAG GTTTTAAATGAGGATCTACGGCTAGTGGTGGGGCAGCAAGAGAGAATGAACAATGGTGCAAACGTATGGAATTTCCCAGTGGCATATGACAAGCTTGGGGTCAGATACAGAATGTGGAGAGATGCATTGGAGAGAGGAGTTAAACAACTACCATTCAGTCATTCACCACACCACATAGATTAA
- the LOC114383106 gene encoding chlorophyllide a oxygenase, chloroplastic-like isoform X2, with product MHLHEKVVEVLNPLAREYKSIGTLKKELAGLQDELAQAHRQVHISEARVTTALDKLAYMEELVNDRLLQDRSTAEVAQTSSSPSTSANSLVIEKRRQPRKSLNVSGPVQSYHPHLKNFWYPVAFSNDLKDDTMIPIECFEEPWVIFRGKDGKPGCVQNTCAHRACPLHLGSVNEGRIQCPYHGWEYTTDGKCEKMPSTQQLNVKIKSVPCFEREGMIWIWPGNDPPTATLPSLLPPSGFEIHAEIVMELPIEHGLLLDNLLDLAHAPFTHTSTFAKGWSVPSLVNFLTPASGLQGYWDPYPIDMEFRPPCMVLSTIGISKPGRLEGQSTRECSTHLHQLHVCLPSSKQKTRLLYRMSLDFAPLLKHIPLMKYLWRHFAEQVLNEDLRLVVGQQERMNNGANVWNFPVAYDKLGVRYRMWRDALERGVKQLPFSHSPHHID from the exons ATGCACCTCCATGAAAAG GTGGTCGAAGTTCTTAATCCTCTAGCTCGTGAATATAAATCAATAGGCACCCTGAAAAAGGAACTAGCTGGGTTGCAGGATGAATTAGCACAAGCACACAGACAG GTTCATATATCTGAAGCAAGGGTTACCACTGCTTTGGATAAACTTGCTTACATGGAAGAATTGGTAAATGATAGGCTGTTGCAAGACAGAAGCACAGCTGAAGTTGCCCAAACATCCTCTTCTCCCAGTACCTCTGCAAATTCTTTAGTTATAGAAAAGAGAAGGCAGCCACGGAAAAGCTTGAATGTATCTGGTCCAGTTCAGTCATACCATCCccacttgaagaatttctggTATCCCGTTGCTTTCTCTAATGACCTAAAGGATGATACCATG ATCCCAATAGAATGTTTTGAGGAACCATGGGTTATCTTCCGAGGGAAAGATGGGAAGCCTGGATGTGTGCAGAACACCTGTGCACACCGAGCCTGTCCTCTGCACCTTGGTTCAGTAAACGAGGGTCGTATCCAATGTCCCTACCATG GCTGGGAATATACTACTGATGGAAAATGTGAGAAAATGCCATCTACTCAACAGCTAAATGTGAAAATAAAGTCAGTTCCATGCTTTGAAAGAGAGGGAATGATCTGGATTTGGCCTGGCAATGATCCACCAACAGCAACACTTCCATCTTTACTACCTCCTTCAGGATTTGAAATCCACGCTGAG ATTGTGATGGAACTTCCAATTGAACATGGCTTACTTTTGGACAATCTTTTGGATCTTGCACATGCCCCTTTTACGCACACCTCAACATTTGCTAAGGGATGGAGTGTTCCCAG CTTGGTGAATTTTTTGACACCTGCATCTGGCCTGCAAGGATACTGGGATCCCTATCCTATCGATATGGAGTTTCGACCACCCTGCATGGTACTATCAACCATTGGAATTTCAAAGCCTGGGAGACTGGAGGGACAAAGTACCAGGGAATGTTCAACGCACCTGCACCAACTTCATGTCTGCTTACCATcttcaaaacaaaagacaagATTGCTATACAGAATGTCACTGGATTTTGCTCCTCTGCTTAAGCATATACCTTTAATGAAATATCTATGGAGGCATTTCGCAGAACAG GTTTTAAATGAGGATCTACGGCTAGTGGTGGGGCAGCAAGAGAGAATGAACAATGGTGCAAACGTATGGAATTTCCCAGTGGCATATGACAAGCTTGGGGTCAGATACAGAATGTGGAGAGATGCATTGGAGAGAGGAGTTAAACAACTACCATTCAGTCATTCACCACACCACATAGATTAA
- the LOC114384584 gene encoding uncharacterized protein LOC114384584 isoform X3, giving the protein MGLMSISRFCFYDPGVGSFKSCSVFFGKFPLFLCGLWFCFLFSSFLATFFLLISLQENVPLEEVFQRCDSNGLTTESVEERLVIFGHNKLEEKKESKVLKFLGFMWNPLSWVMEAATIMVIALADGEMTIGPNLIETIKEIWFPRLQHFLQESRLWLIMFISYVFGEDVSFGGVFRCTTGLADQFGKKRVFNTPLCEQGMARPNNLGQNCGK; this is encoded by the exons atGGGGTTGATGAGTATTTCTAGGTTTTGTTTTTATGATCCTGGTGTTGGAAGTTTTAAGTCCTGTTCTgttttttttggcaaatttcCTCTGTTTTTGTGTGGATTatggttttgttttttattttcttcttttttggctacttttttccttttaatctcTTTGCAGGAAAATGTTCCACTTGAGGAAGTTTTTCAGAGGTGTGATTCAAATGGGCTAACAACAGAATCTGTTGAGGAGAGGCTGGTCATCTTTGGCCACAACAAACTTGAGGAGAAGAAG GAGAGCAAGGTTTTGAAGTTTTTAGGATTTATGTGGAATCCTCTTTCATGGGTCATGGAAGCTGCAACAATCATGGTCATTGCTTTGGCCGATGGAGAA ATGACTATTGGGCCGAACTTAATCGAGACCATCAA GGAAATATGGTTCCCAAGGCTTCAACATTTCCTTCAGGAATCAAGGCTCTGGCTCATTATGTTCAT TTCTTATGTTTTTGGAGAGGATGTAAGCTTTGGTGGGGTCTTCCGTTGCACTACTGGATTAGCAGACCAATTTGGTAAAAAGAGGGTTTTCAATACTCCACTTTGTGAGCaa